From the Bacillus tuaregi genome, one window contains:
- the fabL gene encoding enoyl-[acyl-carrier-protein] reductase FabL, producing the protein MTQKVALVTGSSRGIGKATAIRLAKEGYDLVINYARSKSGALETAAEIEALGRKALVVKANVGDVAKIKLLFETIKNEFGRLDVFVNNAASGVQRPLMELEESHWDWTMNINSKALLFCAQEAAKLMDEGGKIVSISSLGSIRYLKNYTVVGVSKAALEALTRYLAVELADKNIIVNAVSGGAVDTEALKSFPNREELLNEAKEKTPAGRMVEIDDMVNAIMFLLSDQSSMIRGQTIIVDGGISLLV; encoded by the coding sequence ATGACACAAAAAGTAGCACTAGTAACAGGTAGCAGCCGAGGAATAGGAAAGGCCACAGCCATCAGGCTGGCAAAGGAAGGGTATGATCTTGTAATCAATTATGCCCGCAGCAAATCAGGTGCCCTTGAAACCGCCGCAGAAATTGAGGCATTAGGAAGAAAAGCATTAGTAGTAAAAGCTAATGTAGGAGATGTAGCAAAAATTAAATTATTGTTTGAAACGATTAAAAATGAATTTGGACGCTTAGACGTATTTGTCAATAATGCAGCTTCAGGTGTGCAACGGCCTTTAATGGAGCTTGAGGAATCACATTGGGATTGGACGATGAACATCAACAGTAAAGCATTATTATTTTGTGCTCAGGAAGCAGCTAAGCTTATGGATGAGGGTGGAAAAATAGTCAGTATCAGCTCGCTTGGTTCGATTCGATATTTGAAAAATTATACTGTAGTAGGAGTTTCTAAAGCAGCACTTGAGGCATTGACTCGTTATTTGGCTGTTGAACTGGCAGATAAAAATATTATCGTTAATGCTGTTTCCGGCGGAGCGGTTGATACAGAAGCATTAAAATCCTTTCCAAACCGTGAAGAGCTTCTTAATGAAGCGAAGGAAAAAACACCTGCAGGAAGAATGGTTGAGATTGATGATATGGTCAATGCCATTATGTTTTTATTATCTGACCAATCTAGTATGATTCGCGGACAAACCATTATTGTTGATGGCGGTATATCACTGCTAGTGTAG
- the ntdP gene encoding nucleoside tri-diphosphate phosphatase: MGVPIEGEPVQIHSFKHNGHIHRIWDETTVLKGSHNLVIGGNDRTIVTESDGRTWVTREPAITYFHSQHWFNIIGMLREDGIYYYCNLSSPFIYDGEAIKYIDYDLDIKVFPDMTFHLLDEDEYERHRKEMNYPDVIDQILKANVETLIQWIRQRKGPFSADFIDTWYERYLTYRG; encoded by the coding sequence ATGGGCGTACCCATAGAAGGAGAACCAGTACAAATTCATAGCTTTAAGCATAATGGGCACATCCATCGCATATGGGACGAAACGACTGTGTTAAAGGGATCGCATAACTTGGTTATTGGTGGAAACGATCGTACAATAGTGACAGAATCAGATGGAAGAACCTGGGTAACAAGGGAACCTGCCATTACATACTTTCATTCACAGCATTGGTTTAATATCATTGGAATGCTGCGGGAAGATGGAATTTACTACTATTGTAATTTGAGCTCTCCGTTTATCTATGATGGGGAGGCAATTAAATACATCGATTATGACTTAGATATTAAAGTATTTCCTGATATGACCTTTCATTTACTTGATGAAGATGAATATGAGCGGCATCGGAAAGAAATGAATTACCCAGATGTAATCGATCAAATCTTAAAAGCCAATGTTGAGACATTGATTCAGTGGATTCGTCAGCGAAAGGGCCCATTTTCTGCAGATTTTATAGATACATGGTATGAGCGTTATTTAACATATCGAGGTTAA
- the perR gene encoding peroxide-responsive transcriptional repressor PerR: MTVEHNQLKEALDTLKETRVRITPQRHAILEYLINSMSHPTADDIYKALEGKFPNMSVATVYNNLRVFREVGLVKELTYGDSSSRFDFVTTQHYHVICESCGKIVDFHYPGLDEVEQLASSVTGFKISHHRMEIYGTCADCTMKEVH; the protein is encoded by the coding sequence ATGACGGTGGAACACAATCAATTAAAGGAAGCGCTTGATACCTTAAAGGAAACGCGAGTTCGTATAACACCACAACGTCATGCGATACTCGAATATTTAATAAACTCAATGTCACACCCAACAGCAGATGATATTTACAAAGCCTTAGAAGGAAAATTCCCTAATATGAGTGTAGCAACAGTTTATAATAATCTGAGAGTATTTCGTGAGGTTGGTCTCGTGAAGGAATTGACCTACGGTGATTCATCTAGTCGTTTTGACTTTGTTACAACACAGCATTATCATGTCATTTGTGAAAGCTGCGGGAAGATAGTTGATTTTCATTATCCTGGACTTGATGAAGTGGAACAGCTTGCAAGTTCTGTCACTGGATTTAAAATCAGTCATCATCGAATGGAAATCTATGGTACATGTGCTGACTGCACGATGAAAGAAGTACATTAA
- a CDS encoding ABC transporter ATP-binding protein — translation MDSIRRYLHFVKPYSLQIIATILIGILKFAIPLMIPLLIKYVLDDIVANEAMSKGDKLDHLIIIMAIMIVIFVILRPPIEYYRQYFAQWTSSKILYDIRDRLYTHIQKLSFKYYSNTRTGEIISRVINDVEQTKTFVVTGLMNLWLDLATIIIAMAIMFTMDVTLTLVSIVLFPFYAFSVKYFFGNLRALTRKRSQALAEVQSYLHERVSGMPVIKSFAIEDFEQTKFNEQNSNFLEKAIDHTKWNAKAFAVVNTITDIAPLLVIGVSGYQVINGSLSVGSMVAFIAYIDRLYNPLRRLVNSSTTLTQSFASMDRVFEFMDEKYDIEDQSDSIECKNVKGHIVFDHVHFSYSDNQEDEAVLKDISLDVQKGETIAFVGMSGGGKSSLVSLIPRFYDVTGGRILLDGVDIRSFKVRSLRDKIGMVHQDNILFSESVKDNILLGNPLASDEEVIAAAKAANAHEFIMNLPEGYDTKVGERGVKLSGGQKQRVAIARVFLKNPPILVLDEATSALDLESEHQIQETLDKLAKDRTTFVVAHRLSTITHADRIVLIEHGEIVEIGSHEELMTLQGHYYKLFQVQQLEQ, via the coding sequence TTGGACAGTATACGACGTTATCTACACTTTGTAAAACCTTATAGCCTCCAAATTATAGCAACGATCCTTATTGGGATTTTAAAATTTGCCATTCCATTAATGATTCCATTGCTTATAAAGTATGTATTGGACGATATTGTTGCTAACGAAGCAATGTCTAAGGGCGACAAGCTTGATCACTTAATAATTATCATGGCGATTATGATTGTCATTTTTGTCATCCTTCGTCCGCCAATAGAATATTATCGACAATATTTTGCTCAATGGACATCGAGTAAAATTCTCTATGATATTCGTGATCGTCTTTATACTCATATTCAAAAGCTTAGTTTTAAGTATTACTCAAATACTAGAACGGGTGAAATCATCTCAAGGGTCATTAATGACGTAGAACAAACGAAAACCTTTGTTGTGACAGGGCTTATGAATTTATGGCTGGATTTAGCCACTATTATCATTGCCATGGCAATTATGTTTACGATGGATGTCACTCTGACGCTTGTATCGATTGTTTTATTCCCATTCTATGCTTTTTCAGTTAAGTATTTCTTTGGGAATTTGCGTGCCCTAACTAGGAAGCGTTCGCAAGCATTGGCAGAGGTGCAAAGCTATTTGCATGAACGAGTTTCAGGGATGCCTGTTATTAAAAGCTTTGCCATTGAAGATTTTGAGCAAACAAAGTTTAATGAACAGAATAGCAACTTTTTAGAGAAAGCAATTGACCATACAAAATGGAATGCTAAAGCTTTTGCAGTTGTCAATACAATTACAGATATTGCTCCGCTTCTTGTCATTGGTGTTTCAGGCTACCAGGTTATTAATGGGAGTCTGTCTGTTGGTTCGATGGTTGCTTTTATTGCTTACATAGACAGGCTGTATAACCCACTGCGACGTCTTGTTAATTCCTCTACTACCCTGACACAATCATTCGCTTCGATGGACCGAGTCTTTGAATTCATGGATGAAAAATATGATATTGAGGACCAGTCAGATTCAATTGAATGTAAAAATGTAAAAGGTCATATTGTGTTTGATCATGTTCATTTTTCATATAGTGATAATCAGGAGGATGAAGCTGTATTAAAGGATATTAGCTTAGATGTTCAAAAGGGTGAGACAATCGCCTTTGTTGGTATGAGTGGTGGCGGAAAGTCGTCGCTTGTCAGTCTGATTCCCCGTTTTTATGATGTGACAGGTGGGAGAATTCTCCTTGATGGAGTTGATATTCGTTCCTTCAAAGTTCGCTCGTTACGGGATAAAATAGGGATGGTACATCAGGATAACATTTTGTTTAGTGAATCGGTAAAGGATAATATTCTGCTTGGGAATCCTTTGGCGTCGGATGAAGAGGTAATAGCTGCGGCGAAAGCGGCCAATGCACATGAATTTATTATGAATTTGCCGGAAGGCTATGATACAAAGGTTGGCGAACGGGGCGTTAAATTATCTGGAGGACAGAAGCAGCGAGTGGCCATTGCAAGGGTATTTTTGAAGAACCCTCCTATTCTAGTACTTGATGAAGCAACATCTGCGCTTGATTTAGAAAGCGAGCATCAAATTCAGGAAACGCTTGATAAGTTAGCTAAAGACCGTACGACCTTCGTTGTTGCTCACCGTCTTTCAACGATTACTCATGCAGATCGGATTGTTCTAATTGAACATGGGGAAATTGTTGAGATTGGCAGTCATGAAGAACTAATGACATTGCAGGGTCATTATTATAAGCTCTTTCAAGTACAGCAGCTGGAGCAGTAA
- a CDS encoding YgzB family protein, giving the protein MAKKYSSKINKIRTFALSLIFVGFVVMYFGIFFRNSPILMTIFMLLGLLFIIASTVVYFWIGMLSTKSVQVICPNCGRHTKMLGRVDMCMYCKEPLTLDPSLEGKEFDEKLNRKKQHFE; this is encoded by the coding sequence ATGGCAAAAAAATATTCTAGTAAAATTAATAAAATACGTACATTTGCTCTTAGTTTAATTTTTGTTGGATTTGTTGTTATGTATTTTGGTATATTTTTCAGAAACTCTCCTATATTGATGACCATCTTTATGCTACTTGGTTTGTTATTTATTATTGCAAGTACAGTCGTATACTTTTGGATTGGAATGCTTTCAACCAAATCTGTTCAAGTCATCTGTCCCAATTGCGGCCGGCATACGAAAATGCTTGGCAGAGTTGACATGTGTATGTATTGCAAAGAACCGTTAACACTTGATCCATCCTTGGAAGGAAAAGAGTTTGACGAAAAACTCAATCGAAAGAAACAGCATTTTGAGTAA
- a CDS encoding potassium channel family protein, with protein sequence MIYFVTLAFTIYCIVMSLRTIFIPNTIKGKIVSVENFIYLTFVYITILIGFGLVYILLETKGYQIMIEQYPMPTENFVERFGTYLYFSAVTLFSVGYGDIAPIGIGRLIAMVEALIGYTIPAAFVAKAVYGREQK encoded by the coding sequence ATGATCTATTTCGTTACACTTGCCTTCACGATTTATTGTATCGTGATGAGTTTGCGTACAATATTTATTCCAAATACTATTAAAGGGAAAATTGTTTCAGTTGAAAATTTCATTTATCTAACCTTTGTGTATATTACGATTTTGATTGGCTTTGGGCTGGTTTATATTTTGCTTGAGACTAAGGGCTATCAAATTATGATTGAACAGTATCCAATGCCGACTGAGAATTTTGTGGAACGGTTTGGTACGTATCTTTATTTTAGCGCTGTAACGCTATTTTCAGTTGGCTACGGGGATATTGCCCCTATTGGGATTGGGCGTCTCATTGCAATGGTTGAAGCTCTGATTGGCTATACGATTCCAGCAGCCTTTGTTGCAAAAGCCGTATATGGACGTGAGCAAAAATGA
- a CDS encoding FUSC family protein: MKLGARILKTGIAIILSLLVARLIELPSPVFAGIAAIFAVQPTIYRSYLSILEQIQGNTIGALMAVIFVLLFGNHIFIIGLAAVIVIIISLKLKLENAIGLSLVTLVAIMETPGDTFIEFALIRFLTIMLGVLSAFLVNLIFLPPKYETKLYTQISNSTTEITKWIRLNIRGASDHKLLKNDIDKLKESMIKTEQLYLMYKEERSFKKNNVLKTRKLVIYRQMINTLKRALDTLKRLHRFENEISSLPDDLQNMIQQQLDCLIHQHEHVMLKFISKVRPHVVFDEGDICLNRKELFHIFLTYQLQASQESEDTNYHLMQIITAIVDYDEYIEHLDLLITSFQSYHKEENGLSLSDDKI; the protein is encoded by the coding sequence ATGAAGTTAGGCGCCCGCATATTAAAAACGGGAATCGCAATAATCCTATCATTACTTGTCGCTCGGCTGATTGAGCTACCGTCACCAGTCTTTGCCGGTATTGCCGCTATCTTTGCCGTACAGCCGACCATTTACCGTTCCTATTTATCCATTCTGGAACAAATACAAGGCAATACAATCGGTGCGTTAATGGCGGTCATTTTTGTTTTATTATTTGGCAACCACATCTTTATCATTGGGCTTGCTGCCGTCATTGTCATTATCATCTCCTTAAAGCTAAAGCTTGAAAATGCTATCGGACTTTCCTTAGTAACCTTAGTGGCTATTATGGAGACACCGGGAGATACCTTTATCGAATTTGCCTTGATCCGCTTCTTAACTATTATGCTCGGCGTTTTATCCGCTTTTTTAGTAAATCTGATATTCTTACCTCCTAAATATGAAACAAAGCTATATACCCAAATATCAAATTCAACGACGGAAATCACAAAGTGGATTCGACTTAATATCAGAGGTGCCTCAGACCATAAATTACTCAAAAATGACATTGATAAATTGAAAGAATCTATGATTAAAACCGAACAGTTATACCTAATGTATAAAGAAGAACGTAGTTTCAAGAAAAATAATGTACTCAAAACAAGAAAACTAGTTATTTATCGTCAAATGATTAATACGCTGAAACGTGCATTAGATACGTTAAAGAGACTACACCGCTTTGAAAATGAAATCTCCAGTCTGCCTGATGATTTGCAAAATATGATTCAACAGCAACTAGACTGTCTCATTCACCAGCACGAACATGTAATGCTGAAGTTTATCAGCAAGGTACGGCCTCATGTTGTTTTTGATGAAGGGGACATCTGCTTAAACCGGAAGGAACTGTTTCATATTTTTCTAACCTACCAGCTGCAGGCATCACAGGAAAGTGAAGATACAAACTACCATCTCATGCAAATTATCACTGCAATAGTTGACTATGATGAATATATCGAGCATCTTGATTTATTAATTACAAGCTTTCAATCCTATCACAAAGAAGAAAATGGATTATCCTTATCGGATGATAAAATATAA
- the bcp gene encoding thioredoxin-dependent thiol peroxidase, with protein MSTLTGQVAPDIALPASSGQTIQLSDFQGKNVVLYFYPKDMTPGCTTEACDFRDRHEEFSKINTVILGVSPDPMSRHEKFIEKHGLPFVLLSDENQELAKAFDVWKLKKNFGKEYMGIERSTFIIDSEGKIVKEWRKVKVKEHTNEVYQFIQQNLV; from the coding sequence ATGTCAACACTGACAGGACAAGTTGCACCAGATATTGCTTTACCTGCAAGCAGCGGACAAACCATTCAGTTGTCTGATTTCCAAGGAAAGAATGTTGTACTATATTTCTATCCAAAAGATATGACACCAGGCTGTACAACAGAGGCATGTGATTTTCGTGATCGTCATGAGGAGTTTTCAAAAATAAATACGGTGATCCTAGGTGTCAGCCCTGATCCGATGTCAAGGCATGAAAAATTCATTGAGAAGCATGGATTGCCTTTTGTCTTGCTATCAGATGAAAATCAGGAGTTAGCCAAGGCATTTGATGTTTGGAAGCTGAAGAAAAATTTCGGTAAGGAATATATGGGAATTGAGCGCAGCACCTTTATTATTGACTCAGAAGGGAAAATAGTTAAGGAATGGCGTAAAGTAAAAGTGAAAGAGCATACAAACGAGGTCTACCAATTTATTCAACAAAACCTAGTATAA
- a CDS encoding YgaB family protein produces the protein MKEFNRLVTEQMKTMDRLLFLQSELERCQEIEDQLKEIQQGTKLESVQIEIKKKKEELKEIQHIFEKQTEEVIRSYQEINVTAG, from the coding sequence GTGAAAGAATTCAACCGTTTAGTAACAGAGCAAATGAAAACTATGGACCGGCTATTATTTTTACAAAGTGAGCTGGAACGATGCCAAGAAATTGAAGATCAATTAAAAGAAATCCAGCAGGGTACAAAGCTTGAGAGTGTGCAAATTGAAATTAAAAAAAAGAAGGAAGAATTAAAGGAAATTCAACATATCTTTGAAAAACAGACAGAAGAAGTCATACGATCCTATCAGGAAATAAATGTAACGGCAGGATAG
- a CDS encoding nucleotidyltransferase-like protein yields MEDILRPIYQERASQVNTLGVLIVEKREKSVPFTDTFDAILLIVVKDSEHPVYIKHYSYQNKKAAMHIVTEAQLNEWLLVGSNRKVVEWIYLGRVLFDRNEFLHNLRAELDEFPFKGRKLKMGLEFAKLIRRYMDGKAFFNNNQYLDAFNHIVHSLHHLGRLALIENGFHPEVSVWKQVKQIEPEIYQLYYELVNSDEDLEKRLKLLFLASDFLIHSRTEMGIDHLIDILKMKESWSFNEIASHPELNLYSVDLEVLFEYLVEKHFIEVVTVETKGIGILHRNYKAAEKFMSKKQ; encoded by the coding sequence ATGGAAGACATTCTTCGTCCGATTTATCAAGAACGAGCAAGTCAAGTCAATACTTTAGGTGTTTTAATCGTTGAAAAAAGAGAAAAGTCCGTGCCTTTCACAGATACCTTTGATGCCATATTGCTAATTGTTGTAAAGGACTCAGAGCACCCAGTATATATTAAGCATTATTCATATCAAAATAAAAAAGCGGCTATGCATATTGTAACAGAAGCACAGTTGAATGAATGGCTTCTTGTGGGCTCTAACCGCAAAGTCGTAGAATGGATTTATTTAGGCAGGGTCTTGTTCGACCGTAATGAATTTCTCCATAACCTTAGGGCTGAATTGGATGAGTTTCCGTTTAAAGGGAGAAAATTAAAAATGGGCTTAGAGTTTGCTAAGCTTATTCGACGTTACATGGACGGTAAAGCCTTCTTTAATAACAATCAGTACTTAGATGCTTTTAATCATATTGTCCACTCCTTACATCATCTTGGTAGGTTGGCCTTAATTGAAAATGGATTTCATCCAGAGGTTTCTGTATGGAAACAAGTCAAACAAATTGAACCTGAAATTTATCAATTATATTATGAATTAGTAAACAGTGATGAGGATTTAGAAAAACGTCTCAAACTTTTATTTTTAGCAAGTGATTTTCTTATTCATTCCAGGACAGAAATGGGGATTGATCATTTAATCGATATATTAAAAATGAAGGAATCCTGGTCCTTTAATGAAATAGCTTCGCATCCTGAATTAAATTTATATTCGGTTGACCTAGAGGTTCTGTTTGAGTATTTGGTTGAAAAACATTTTATAGAAGTAGTGACCGTTGAAACAAAGGGAATAGGGATTCTCCATAGGAATTATAAAGCTGCAGAAAAATTTATGAGCAAAAAACAATAA
- a CDS encoding glutamate-1-semialdehyde 2,1-aminomutase: MHFTNSERLHTEALEHIVGGVNSPSRSYKAVGGGSPVVMERGQGAYFFDVDGNQYIDYLAAYGPIITGHAHPHITEAIKKAAETGVLFGTPTPHEVTFAKMLKEAMPALEKVRFVNSGTEAVMTTIRVARAYTGRDKIIKFAGCYHGHSDLVLVAAGSGPSTLGTPDSAGVPKSIAQEVITVPFNEIEPLRQALEKWGDEIAAVLVEPIVGNFGIVEPNPGFLEKVNELTHEAGALVIYDEVITAFRFTYGGAQDLLGVTPDLTAMGKIIGGGLPIGAYGGKEEIMEHVAPLGPAYQAGTMAGNPASILAGIACLEVLKQPGVYDYLDQLGEKLEAGILQAAKEHNIPISINRLKGALTVYFTDEKVENYEQAENTDGEMFAKFFKLMLKQGIHLAPSKYEAWFLTIAHTEEDIDATIFAVENAFSELATEGTR, translated from the coding sequence ATGCATTTTACAAATTCAGAACGATTACATACTGAAGCACTTGAACATATTGTTGGCGGAGTCAATAGCCCCTCTCGTTCCTATAAAGCGGTTGGAGGCGGTTCTCCTGTCGTTATGGAAAGAGGACAAGGAGCCTATTTCTTCGATGTTGACGGTAACCAATACATCGACTATTTAGCCGCATATGGACCAATTATTACCGGCCATGCTCACCCACATATTACAGAAGCGATAAAAAAAGCAGCCGAAACTGGGGTCTTATTTGGTACTCCTACACCACATGAAGTCACTTTTGCTAAAATGCTGAAGGAAGCTATGCCGGCATTAGAAAAGGTACGTTTCGTCAATTCAGGTACAGAAGCAGTTATGACCACCATTCGTGTAGCTCGAGCCTATACTGGAAGAGATAAAATCATTAAATTCGCCGGGTGTTACCACGGACATTCAGATCTTGTCCTTGTTGCAGCGGGTTCTGGACCTTCCACTCTCGGCACCCCTGATTCAGCAGGAGTTCCAAAGAGCATTGCTCAAGAAGTCATTACTGTTCCTTTTAATGAGATTGAACCGCTTAGACAAGCATTGGAAAAATGGGGCGATGAAATTGCAGCCGTATTAGTGGAACCAATTGTCGGTAACTTTGGTATCGTCGAACCAAACCCAGGCTTTCTCGAAAAAGTGAATGAGTTAACTCACGAAGCAGGGGCTCTTGTCATCTATGATGAAGTCATTACAGCTTTTCGCTTTACATATGGTGGAGCGCAGGATTTGCTTGGAGTGACTCCTGATTTAACAGCAATGGGCAAAATTATCGGTGGTGGTCTTCCAATAGGCGCTTACGGTGGCAAAGAAGAAATAATGGAGCATGTAGCACCATTGGGTCCAGCCTATCAAGCCGGGACAATGGCCGGTAATCCCGCGTCTATTTTAGCGGGAATTGCCTGTCTTGAAGTATTGAAACAGCCTGGTGTCTATGACTACTTAGATCAATTAGGCGAGAAGCTTGAAGCAGGAATTTTACAGGCCGCAAAAGAGCACAATATTCCCATAAGCATTAACCGTTTAAAAGGTGCACTGACTGTTTACTTTACTGACGAAAAAGTAGAAAATTATGAGCAGGCCGAGAACACTGATGGAGAAATGTTCGCTAAGTTTTTCAAACTAATGTTAAAGCAAGGTATTCATCTTGCTCCTTCAAAATACGAAGCATGGTTTTTAACCATCGCCCATACTGAAGAAGATATCGACGCAACCATTTTTGCAGTTGAAAATGCATTCTCTGAACTCGCTACAGAAGGAACACGCTAA